In the genome of Quercus robur chromosome 3, dhQueRobu3.1, whole genome shotgun sequence, one region contains:
- the LOC126717673 gene encoding protein PLANT CADMIUM RESISTANCE 2-like — protein sequence MYSTNSNVYQQYSQAPNPFGQTTTTGVPVSSTGRYYETSQPAAFHVQSSTNPNSYDKYSHAPPSFDQEAASNGVPVSSTSQFYEASQPATPFLVQSKARVPWSTGLCDCFSDYKNCCLTMWCPCITFGRIAEIVDKGSSSCGAGGALYTLICCVVCCPCFYSCFYRSKMRQQYTLEKSPCGDCLVHCCCESCALCQEYRELESRGYDMKIGWHGNVERRNRGVTMASTAPVVEGGMTR from the exons ATGTATTCAACAAACTCAAATGTTTATCAACAGTACTCTCAAGCCCCAAATCCATTCGGCCAAACCACCACCACTGGTGTCCCGGTGAGCTCCACAGGCCGATACTATGAAACTTCCCAACCAGCTGCGTTTCATGTTCAGTCCTCTACAAACCCAAACTCCTATGACAAGTACTCCCACGCGCCGCCTTCTTTCGACCAAGAGGCCGCCAGTAACGGTGTCCCAGTGAGCTCCACCAGCCAATTCTATGAGGCTTCACAGCCTGCAACTCCGTTTCTTGTTCAGTCCAAAGCTCGAGTGCCTTGGTCAACTGGTCTCTGTGACTGCTTCTCGGATTACAAAAATT GTTGCTTGACTATGTGGTGTCCGTGTATTACTTTTGGTCGAATTGCAGAGATTGTGGATAAAGGATCCTCAT CTTGTGGTGCTGGTGGAGCCCTTTACACACTAATTTGTTGTGTGGTTTGTTGTCCTTGCTTCTACTCGTGCTTCTATCGATCAAAAATGAGGCAACAATACACCTTGGAGAAAAGTCCTTGTGGGGATTGCTTGGTTCATTGTTGCTGTGAATCATGTGCCTTGTGCCAAGAGTATCGTGAGCTCGAAAGCCGTGGATATGACATGAAGATTG GTTGGCACGGAAATGTGGAGCGCCGTAATCGGGGTGTCACCATGGCCTCAACCGCTCCCGTGGTGGAAGGAGGCATGACCCGGTAG